One window of Fusobacterium sp. IOR10 genomic DNA carries:
- a CDS encoding DNA polymerase III subunit delta, with protein sequence MIYFLYGDTLLQLKYETLLKKVRAENKNLTEKIFDASQDNIEIIFQSLSSNNMFSPMELIIVKKTETLKNLSKFFKGLNEFNYSKKIIILLYNEIFNDFGVIQNEVSKTTLKSAEKICKLISARKNDEKKALLFYAKEKLNCSNYEAEKVLEMVGEDFIKLKNEIDKVNLFLNNTPFNLEKIIPILSISNEFNLNFLSQNLIYKNQSKDLILNLKNTKNYMLFLNIISEEISLLIKLKDLEERGIINSTMNFNLFKNEVYTGIKEIFKNKNRYTHPYPLFLKFKYLKNFKIDFLEKKLIECLKAEFKFKAGLMDSFSSIELFILNFNN encoded by the coding sequence TTGATTTATTTTTTATATGGAGATACACTATTACAACTTAAGTATGAAACTCTATTGAAAAAAGTGAGAGCTGAAAATAAAAATTTAACTGAAAAAATTTTTGATGCTTCTCAAGATAATATAGAAATAATTTTTCAATCATTATCATCTAATAACATGTTTTCTCCTATGGAGCTTATTATTGTAAAAAAAACTGAAACTTTAAAAAATTTATCTAAATTTTTTAAAGGTCTGAATGAATTTAATTATTCTAAAAAAATTATAATTTTATTATATAATGAAATTTTTAATGATTTTGGAGTTATACAAAATGAAGTTTCAAAAACCACTTTAAAATCTGCTGAAAAAATATGTAAACTAATTTCAGCTAGAAAAAATGATGAAAAAAAAGCATTATTATTCTATGCTAAAGAAAAATTAAATTGTTCCAATTATGAAGCTGAAAAAGTTTTAGAAATGGTAGGAGAGGATTTTATTAAATTAAAAAATGAAATTGATAAAGTTAACTTATTTTTAAATAATACACCCTTTAACTTGGAAAAAATTATTCCTATTTTATCAATAAGTAATGAGTTTAATTTAAATTTTCTTTCTCAAAATTTAATATATAAAAATCAAAGTAAAGATTTAATATTAAATTTAAAAAACACAAAAAATTATATGCTCTTTTTAAATATTATTTCTGAAGAAATTTCCTTACTAATAAAATTAAAAGATTTAGAAGAAAGAGGTATTATTAACTCCACAATGAATTTCAATTTGTTTAAAAATGAAGTTTATACAGGTATAAAAGAAATATTTAAAAATAAAAATCGCTATACTCATCCTTATCCCTTATTTTTAAAATTTAAATATCTTAAGAATTTCAAAATTGATTTTTTAGAAAAAAAATTAATAGAGTGTTTAAAAGCTGAATTCAAATTTAAAGCTGGATTAATGGATAGTTTCTCCTCTATTGAATTATTTATATTAAATTTTAATAACTAA
- a CDS encoding sirohydrochlorin cobaltochelatase: protein MKKILIGLFLTTSLISFGIEKEGYVDSKIKENMTKNDKLSFLIVHFGTTFDDTRVKTIDALNNDAKNKFSDFKVVEAYTSRIIMRRLKSRNIIKDNPAEAIDKLEKEGYTYLIVQPSNIIPGIEFKTLEKQIELYKTKFKDIRIGAPLLGENENYKKVLTILKKDIGDLEDNEGVVLVGHGTRDSANSTYACVDYTAKDLGLPFYVGTIEGYPTIDNVIKNLKKDNIKKVILTPFMFVAGDHANNDIAVDWKEKLEENGFIVINRVKGLGEIKEIRELMIENANFMITHKKEDMISKKLFYSKQKDK from the coding sequence ATGAAAAAAATATTAATAGGGCTATTTTTAACAACATCTTTAATCTCCTTTGGAATTGAAAAAGAAGGATATGTTGACTCTAAAATAAAAGAAAATATGACTAAGAATGATAAACTTTCATTTCTTATTGTACATTTTGGAACAACTTTTGATGACACTAGAGTCAAAACTATTGATGCACTTAATAATGACGCTAAAAATAAATTTTCTGACTTTAAAGTTGTTGAAGCTTATACTTCTAGAATTATAATGAGACGATTAAAAAGTAGAAATATTATAAAAGATAATCCTGCTGAAGCTATTGATAAACTTGAAAAAGAAGGATACACTTACTTAATAGTTCAACCTAGTAATATTATTCCTGGGATAGAATTTAAAACTTTAGAAAAACAAATTGAATTATATAAAACTAAATTTAAAGATATTAGAATCGGAGCTCCTCTTCTTGGAGAAAATGAAAACTATAAAAAAGTATTAACTATTCTAAAAAAAGATATTGGAGATTTAGAGGATAATGAAGGAGTTGTTCTTGTGGGACATGGAACTAGAGATTCTGCCAATTCCACTTATGCTTGTGTTGACTACACTGCTAAAGATCTTGGACTTCCTTTTTATGTTGGTACCATTGAAGGCTATCCAACTATTGATAATGTCATTAAAAATTTAAAAAAAGACAATATTAAAAAAGTTATCCTTACTCCTTTTATGTTTGTTGCTGGAGATCATGCAAATAACGATATTGCAGTTGATTGGAAAGAAAAACTTGAAGAAAATGGTTTCATTGTTATAAATAGAGTTAAAGGGCTAGGGGAAATAAAAGAAATTAGAGAATTAATGATTGAAAATGCTAATTTTATGATCACTCATAAAAAAGAAGATATGATTTCTAAAAAACTTTTCTATAGCAAACAAAAGGATAAATAA
- a CDS encoding WYL domain-containing protein, protein MKKIRVTVPEDIWRMMKNDIEEFGINNNKLCNYILDKLKYKKEIDIEKELETQGRPLKKIVQFDLNVSNKKIYYDILKENNVEIEAEFFRELFERYCSKFKYIRELFVFEDKVKIILEAIRNKKKIKIKYNNKIETIEPYFLKREEQGDENFLFCFTDLEKVYHNYKLKDLEVISILEEKIKGKNKKYIESVRKKFDPFLGNGNFVKVKLSEEGKKLLKGLTNYRPQLVSKKNDIYIFEASNENAKLYFRQFLKEAIILEPLDLREEMKQDFLEALKNY, encoded by the coding sequence ATGAAAAAAATAAGAGTGACAGTACCAGAAGATATTTGGCGTATGATGAAAAATGATATTGAAGAATTTGGAATAAATAATAATAAACTTTGCAATTATATTTTAGATAAATTAAAGTATAAAAAAGAAATAGATATTGAAAAAGAACTAGAAACCCAAGGTAGACCTTTAAAAAAAATAGTTCAATTTGATTTAAATGTTTCAAATAAAAAAATTTATTATGATATCTTAAAAGAAAATAATGTTGAAATAGAAGCTGAATTTTTTAGAGAATTATTTGAAAGATACTGTTCTAAATTTAAATATATAAGGGAATTATTTGTTTTTGAAGATAAGGTTAAGATAATACTAGAAGCCATAAGAAACAAGAAAAAAATAAAAATAAAATATAATAATAAAATTGAAACAATAGAACCTTATTTTTTAAAAAGAGAAGAACAAGGGGATGAAAATTTCTTGTTTTGTTTCACAGATTTAGAAAAAGTTTATCACAATTACAAATTGAAAGATTTAGAGGTTATTTCAATATTAGAAGAAAAAATAAAAGGGAAAAATAAAAAATACATAGAAAGCGTCAGGAAAAAATTTGATCCTTTTTTAGGAAATGGAAATTTTGTTAAAGTTAAACTTTCAGAGGAAGGAAAAAAACTTCTTAAAGGGCTTACCAATTATAGACCACAATTAGTAAGTAAAAAGAATGATATTTATATTTTTGAAGCTTCTAATGAGAATGCAAAATTATATTTTAGACAGTTTTTAAAAGAAGCTATAATATTAGAACCACTAGATTTAAGAGAAGAAATGAAACAAGATTTTTTAGAGGCGTTGAAAAATTATTAA
- a CDS encoding fumarylacetoacetate hydrolase family protein, whose protein sequence is MKLLKFISKNSKQENLGILSKCEKFVIELKSIDSAFNFHSTLELIETLSEKDILKLNKVSTSNSLEKYTIFPVENIIILSPFKSTKHDIICAGFNYMDHLKEIKKSIDNNKKNTIYFSKRATYILGPEDYIIPHFDINDSLDYEVELAVIIGKKGFQIQEENVEDYIFGYTIMNDISSRNLQGKYRQWYIGKSLDSFTSLGPFIVHKSSLPMPFNLEISSSLNGELRQKSNTENMITPINKMISELSQGITLEPGDIIATGTCSGVGVGFNPPKYMHSGDKIECFIERIGNLINIVK, encoded by the coding sequence ATGAAACTTTTAAAATTTATTTCAAAAAACTCAAAGCAAGAAAATCTTGGTATTCTGTCAAAATGTGAAAAATTTGTTATTGAATTAAAGTCTATTGATTCTGCCTTTAATTTTCATTCAACTTTAGAATTAATAGAAACTCTTAGTGAAAAAGATATTCTCAAATTAAATAAAGTAAGTACTTCTAATAGTTTGGAAAAATATACTATTTTTCCAGTTGAAAACATTATTATTTTATCTCCCTTTAAAAGTACAAAACACGACATAATTTGTGCTGGATTTAATTATATGGATCACTTAAAAGAAATAAAAAAATCAATAGATAATAATAAAAAAAATACAATTTATTTTTCTAAAAGAGCTACTTACATACTTGGACCAGAGGATTATATTATTCCTCATTTTGATATTAATGATTCTTTAGACTACGAAGTTGAATTAGCTGTTATTATTGGGAAGAAAGGTTTTCAAATACAGGAAGAAAATGTTGAAGATTATATATTTGGCTATACTATTATGAATGATATTTCTTCTAGAAATCTTCAAGGTAAATATAGACAATGGTATATAGGTAAAAGTTTAGATTCCTTTACATCTCTTGGACCTTTTATTGTTCATAAATCTTCACTACCAATGCCTTTTAATCTTGAAATTTCAAGCTCTTTAAATGGAGAACTTAGACAAAAATCAAATACTGAAAATATGATTACCCCAATTAATAAAATGATCTCAGAGCTCTCTCAAGGCATTACTCTTGAACCAGGGGATATTATTGCCACTGGAACATGCTCAGGAGTTGGAGTAGGCTTTAATCCTCCAAAATACATGCATTCTGGTGATAAAATAGAATGTTTTATAGAAAGAATTGGAAATCTTATAAATATTGTTAAATAA
- a CDS encoding 2-hydroxyacyl-CoA dehydratase subunit D, which yields MTRIEELIKEFKDIAYNPKNQLAKYKSQGKKVIGCFPYYIPEELVYAADMVPMGVWGKSGTPNKAKEYFPSFYCTIAQMGLEMGLDGTLDGLSGVILSSICDTLRPFTQNFRVAVPQLPFMFLAHPQSRKPEYGIKYTMTEYNRIKGQLEEIAGEKITDEKLVNAFKVYNESRAARREFIELAGKHSDVISAVSRSAVLKSAFFTLKDEHTALVKELNEELKKMAEVTPKGAKVFTSGIIMDNPKLLQLFDEYGLVIVGDDVAQETRAIREDVPMDEKDPMRALATQFANQDNDTILYDPTIFTRPTYVAEQAKKAGAEGVIIGMMQFCDPEEMEYPSLRKALDEAGMPHVKFGFDQQMVDFGQARTSLQAFSENF from the coding sequence ATGACTAGAATAGAAGAATTAATAAAAGAATTTAAAGACATTGCATATAATCCAAAAAATCAATTAGCTAAATATAAATCACAAGGTAAAAAAGTTATAGGATGTTTTCCATACTATATTCCAGAAGAATTAGTTTATGCAGCAGATATGGTACCAATGGGAGTTTGGGGAAAAAGTGGAACTCCTAATAAAGCAAAAGAATATTTTCCATCATTCTATTGTACAATAGCACAAATGGGATTAGAAATGGGATTAGACGGAACTTTAGATGGATTGTCAGGAGTAATATTAAGTTCAATATGTGATACTTTACGTCCATTTACTCAAAATTTCCGTGTTGCAGTTCCTCAATTACCATTCATGTTTCTTGCACATCCACAAAGCAGAAAACCTGAATATGGAATTAAATATACAATGACTGAATATAATAGAATAAAAGGACAACTAGAAGAAATAGCTGGAGAAAAAATAACTGATGAAAAATTAGTTAATGCATTTAAAGTATACAATGAAAGTAGAGCAGCAAGAAGAGAATTTATAGAACTTGCTGGAAAACATTCAGATGTAATATCAGCAGTTTCAAGATCAGCAGTATTAAAAAGTGCATTCTTTACATTAAAAGATGAACATACAGCTTTAGTAAAAGAATTAAATGAAGAATTAAAGAAAATGGCAGAAGTAACTCCTAAAGGAGCAAAAGTATTCACTTCTGGAATTATTATGGATAATCCAAAATTATTACAATTATTTGATGAATATGGATTAGTAATAGTTGGTGATGATGTAGCTCAAGAAACAAGAGCAATAAGAGAAGACGTTCCTATGGATGAAAAAGATCCAATGAGAGCTTTAGCAACTCAATTTGCTAATCAAGATAACGATACTATCTTATACGATCCAACTATATTTACAAGACCAACTTATGTAGCAGAACAAGCTAAAAAAGCAGGTGCTGAAGGTGTTATCATAGGTATGATGCAATTCTGTGACCCAGAAGAAATGGAATATCCATCATTAAGAAAAGCTTTAGATGAAGCTGGAATGCCTCATGTTAAATTTGGTTTTGACCAACAAATGGTAGATTTTGGTCAAGCAAGAACTTCTTTACAAGCTTTTTCAGAAAATTTCTAA
- a CDS encoding 2-hydroxyacyl-CoA dehydratase subunit D: MSEAINKPAEEKKAAKYVLREVVEREVYQAAWDAKKRGEPVGWSSSKFPSEITEALGLNLVYPENQAAAIGAKHGGERMCEHAEAMGFDNDICAYARINLAYAAGHEAAEKPMPQPDFVLCCNNICNCMTKWYENLARMHNIPLIMIDVPYANTKEPDQNKIDYIRGQFDDAIKKLEEIAGRKMDMAKFEEACSNANRAAKAWLKVCSYLQYTPAPFAGFDLFNHMADIVTARAKKSTALAFEQLAEELEENVKTGKSTWKYDENHRIMFEGIPCWPQLGKLFKPLKERGINTTAVVYAPAFGFEYNNMDELMAAYCKAPNSVCIEKGVEWRETICKENNVDGILVHYNRSCKPWSGYMPEMERRFRKDLGVAVAGFDGDQADPRNFSEEQYNTRVEGLFEVMEANKAAKEGGNK; encoded by the coding sequence ATGAGCGAAGCAATAAATAAACCAGCTGAAGAAAAAAAAGCTGCAAAATATGTACTTAGAGAAGTAGTAGAGAGAGAAGTTTACCAAGCAGCATGGGATGCTAAAAAAAGAGGAGAACCTGTAGGGTGGTCATCTTCTAAATTCCCTTCTGAAATAACAGAAGCTTTAGGACTAAATTTAGTTTATCCAGAAAATCAAGCAGCAGCAATAGGGGCAAAACATGGTGGAGAAAGAATGTGTGAACATGCTGAAGCTATGGGATTTGACAATGATATTTGTGCTTATGCAAGAATAAACTTAGCTTACGCTGCAGGACATGAAGCAGCAGAAAAACCAATGCCACAACCAGATTTTGTTTTATGTTGTAATAACATTTGTAATTGTATGACAAAATGGTATGAAAATCTAGCAAGAATGCATAATATTCCTCTAATTATGATAGATGTTCCTTATGCAAATACAAAAGAACCAGATCAAAATAAAATAGACTACATTCGTGGGCAATTTGACGATGCTATAAAAAAATTAGAAGAAATAGCTGGTCGTAAAATGGATATGGCAAAATTTGAAGAAGCTTGTTCTAACGCAAATAGAGCAGCAAAAGCATGGTTAAAAGTATGTAGTTACTTACAATATACTCCAGCTCCTTTTGCAGGATTTGATTTATTTAACCATATGGCAGATATAGTTACTGCCCGTGCAAAAAAATCAACAGCATTAGCTTTTGAACAATTAGCTGAAGAATTAGAAGAAAATGTAAAAACAGGAAAATCAACATGGAAATATGATGAAAATCATAGAATTATGTTTGAAGGAATCCCTTGTTGGCCTCAATTAGGAAAATTATTTAAACCATTAAAAGAAAGAGGAATAAATACAACAGCTGTTGTATATGCTCCTGCATTTGGTTTTGAATATAATAATATGGATGAATTAATGGCAGCATATTGTAAAGCTCCAAACTCAGTTTGTATAGAAAAAGGTGTAGAATGGAGAGAAACAATTTGTAAAGAAAATAATGTTGATGGAATTTTAGTACATTATAATAGAAGTTGTAAACCATGGAGTGGTTACATGCCAGAAATGGAAAGAAGATTCCGTAAAGATTTAGGTGTAGCAGTTGCAGGATTTGATGGTGACCAAGCTGATCCAAGAAACTTCTCTGAAGAACAATATAATACTCGTGTAGAAGGACTTTTTGAAGTAATGGAAGCAAATAAAGCTGCAAAAGAGGGAGGAAACAAATAA
- a CDS encoding acyl-CoA dehydratase activase, with protein sequence MSAIYTMGIDIGSTASKSVILKDGKEIISKAVIDVGAGTSGPKRVIEEVTKAAGLSREDISYILATGYGRNSLLEWADNQMSELSCHAKGANYLFPNVRTVIDIGGQDAKVLKVGPNGVLINFVMNDKCAAGTGRFLDVMAKILEVNIGELEGLGEKSTEDVSISSTCTVFAESEVISQLSKGVHKNDIIKGIHRSVAGRVGGLAKRIGIEDDLVMTGGVALNGGVVEALEETLNHKIKRSPLTQYTGAIGAALFAYKKYEGVDKK encoded by the coding sequence ATGAGCGCTATATATACAATGGGAATTGATATAGGTTCTACAGCATCAAAAAGTGTTATACTAAAAGACGGAAAAGAAATAATAAGTAAAGCAGTTATTGATGTAGGGGCAGGAACTAGTGGGCCAAAAAGAGTTATAGAAGAAGTAACTAAGGCAGCAGGTCTTTCTAGAGAAGATATCAGCTATATTTTAGCTACAGGATATGGTCGTAATTCTTTATTAGAATGGGCAGATAACCAAATGAGTGAATTAAGTTGTCATGCAAAAGGAGCCAATTATTTATTTCCAAATGTACGAACAGTAATAGATATTGGTGGTCAAGATGCTAAAGTCTTAAAAGTTGGTCCAAACGGAGTTCTAATTAATTTTGTAATGAATGATAAATGTGCAGCAGGAACAGGAAGATTTTTAGATGTAATGGCTAAAATATTAGAAGTTAATATTGGTGAGCTTGAGGGATTAGGAGAAAAATCTACTGAAGATGTTAGTATAAGTTCAACTTGTACTGTATTTGCAGAATCAGAAGTTATTTCTCAATTATCTAAAGGGGTTCATAAAAATGATATAATTAAAGGAATCCATCGTTCAGTAGCAGGAAGAGTTGGAGGATTAGCAAAAAGAATTGGAATAGAAGATGATTTAGTAATGACAGGGGGAGTTGCATTAAATGGTGGTGTGGTTGAAGCCCTAGAAGAAACTTTAAATCATAAAATAAAGAGATCTCCATTGACACAATATACAGGAGCAATAGGGGCAGCATTGTTTGCATATAAAAAATATGAAGGAGTGGATAAGAAATGA
- a CDS encoding acyl-CoA carboxylase subunit beta, which produces MKNYSMPRYFQGMPVVGKPIPAANEENKEAIKKVEKEIQAAIKAAQEAGRPTESLNKSGQMTALQRIDALIDKGTWCPLNSLFNPEGNDHGTVGIVKGLGKIDGRWAVIVASDNKKLAGAWIKGQAESLLRGSDTAKLLNIPLVYILNCSGVKFDEQDRVYPNRRGGGTPFFRNAELQQLGIPVIVGIYGTNPAGGGYHSISPTILVAHRNANMAVGGAGILGGMNPKGYVDMESAEQMADMVNNSKKQLPPGSVSVHFNETGFMREVYQEELGVLEGIKKYLGMLPAYNLDFFRVDDPALPKFDSEDLYTIIPMNQKKTYDVYQVIGRLFDNSEFSEYKKGYGPEVVTGMAKVNGLLVGVVANAQGLLMKYPEYKENSIGIGGKLYRQGLVKMNEFVTLCGRDRLPIVWLQDTTGIDVGDEAEKAELLGLGQSLIYSIENSKVPQVELTLRKASAAAHYVLGGPQGNNTNVFSLGTAASEVYVMNGETAASAMYSRRLAKDKKAGKDLQPTIDKMNKLIEKFTAESRPLPCAAAGMIDEIIDMKAMRGYIEAFAEAAYQNPKSICAFHQMLLPRAIREFQTFKK; this is translated from the coding sequence ATGAAAAATTATTCAATGCCAAGATATTTTCAAGGTATGCCTGTAGTAGGTAAACCTATTCCTGCAGCAAACGAGGAAAATAAAGAAGCTATAAAAAAAGTTGAAAAAGAAATACAAGCAGCTATAAAAGCAGCTCAAGAAGCAGGGCGTCCAACAGAATCTTTAAATAAATCTGGACAAATGACAGCTTTACAACGTATTGATGCGTTAATAGATAAAGGGACTTGGTGTCCATTAAACTCTTTATTTAATCCAGAAGGAAACGATCATGGAACTGTTGGGATTGTAAAAGGTTTAGGTAAAATAGATGGAAGATGGGCTGTAATAGTTGCATCTGACAACAAAAAATTAGCTGGAGCTTGGATAAAAGGTCAAGCAGAAAGTTTATTAAGAGGATCTGACACAGCAAAATTATTAAATATACCTTTAGTATATATTTTAAACTGTAGTGGTGTTAAATTCGACGAACAAGATAGAGTTTATCCTAACAGACGTGGTGGAGGAACTCCATTCTTTAGAAATGCAGAATTACAACAATTAGGAATTCCTGTAATTGTAGGAATTTATGGAACAAACCCAGCTGGTGGAGGATACCACAGTATCAGTCCAACAATATTAGTTGCTCATAGAAATGCTAATATGGCAGTTGGTGGAGCAGGAATATTAGGTGGAATGAATCCTAAAGGATATGTTGACATGGAATCTGCAGAACAAATGGCAGACATGGTTAACAATTCTAAAAAACAATTACCACCAGGATCAGTTTCAGTTCATTTCAATGAAACTGGATTCATGAGAGAAGTATATCAAGAAGAATTAGGAGTACTAGAAGGAATTAAAAAATATTTAGGAATGCTTCCTGCTTATAATTTAGATTTCTTTAGAGTAGATGATCCAGCATTACCTAAATTTGATTCAGAAGATTTATATACAATAATTCCTATGAACCAAAAGAAAACTTATGACGTATACCAAGTAATAGGACGTTTATTTGATAACAGTGAATTTTCTGAATATAAAAAAGGTTATGGACCAGAAGTTGTTACAGGAATGGCAAAAGTAAACGGATTATTAGTAGGAGTCGTTGCTAATGCTCAAGGATTACTAATGAAATATCCAGAATATAAAGAAAATTCAATAGGAATTGGTGGAAAACTATACCGTCAAGGACTTGTAAAAATGAATGAATTTGTAACTTTATGTGGTAGAGATCGTCTTCCAATAGTTTGGTTACAAGATACAACAGGAATAGATGTTGGGGATGAGGCAGAAAAAGCTGAATTATTAGGATTAGGTCAATCTTTAATATATTCAATTGAAAACTCAAAAGTACCTCAAGTAGAATTAACTTTAAGAAAAGCATCAGCTGCAGCTCATTATGTTCTTGGAGGACCTCAAGGGAATAATACAAATGTATTCTCACTAGGAACAGCAGCATCTGAAGTTTATGTAATGAATGGAGAAACAGCAGCTTCAGCAATGTACTCAAGAAGACTTGCTAAAGATAAAAAAGCTGGAAAAGATTTACAACCAACAATAGATAAAATGAATAAATTAATTGAGAAATTCACTGCTGAATCAAGACCTTTACCATGTGCAGCAGCAGGAATGATTGATGAGATTATTGATATGAAGGCAATGCGTGGATATATAGAAGCTTTCGCAGAGGCAGCTTATCAAAATCCAAAATCAATATGTGCATTCCATCAAATGTTATTACCAAGAGCTATACGTGAATTTCAAACTTTTAAAAAGTAA
- the gctB gene encoding glutaconate CoA-transferase subunit B, which produces MADYTKYTNKEMQAVTIGRQIKDGQIVIVGTGLPLIGASLAKRVFAPGCNLIVESGLMDCAPIEVPRSVGDNRFMAHCGVQWPNVRFIGFEANEWLHDTDRLIAFIGGAQIDPYGNVNSTSIGDYNHPKTRFTGSGGANGIATYSNTIIMMQHEKRRFMKEVDYITSAGWMDGPGGREKVGLPGNRGPVMVVTDRGILKFDDETKRMYLAGYYPTSSPEDVIANTGFDIDVSRAVKLDAPDPEVIKLIREEIDPGQAFIKVPAESK; this is translated from the coding sequence ATGGCAGATTATACTAAATATACTAATAAAGAAATGCAAGCAGTTACAATAGGAAGACAAATAAAAGATGGACAAATAGTTATAGTAGGGACAGGGCTTCCTTTAATAGGTGCTTCTCTTGCTAAAAGAGTATTTGCTCCAGGATGTAACTTAATAGTAGAAAGTGGTTTAATGGATTGCGCTCCAATAGAAGTTCCAAGAAGTGTTGGTGACAACAGATTCATGGCACATTGTGGTGTTCAATGGCCAAATGTAAGATTCATAGGATTTGAAGCAAATGAATGGTTACATGATACAGATAGATTAATAGCTTTCATAGGTGGAGCTCAAATAGATCCATATGGAAATGTTAACTCAACATCAATAGGAGACTATAACCATCCAAAAACTAGATTCACAGGTTCAGGTGGAGCAAATGGTATAGCTACTTATTCAAATACAATAATCATGATGCAACATGAAAAAAGAAGATTTATGAAAGAGGTTGATTACATAACATCTGCAGGATGGATGGACGGACCTGGAGGTCGTGAAAAAGTAGGACTTCCTGGAAACAGAGGACCAGTTATGGTAGTAACAGATAGAGGAATACTTAAGTTTGATGATGAAACTAAACGTATGTATTTAGCAGGATACTATCCAACTTCATCTCCAGAAGATGTAATAGCAAATACAGGTTTTGATATAGATGTTTCAAGAGCAGTTAAATTAGACGCTCCTGATCCAGAAGTAATAAAATTAATAAGAGAAGAAATTGATCCAGGACAAGCTTTTATAAAAGTGCCTGCGGAATCTAAATAG
- the gctA gene encoding glutaconate CoA-transferase subunit A — protein MSLKEAVAKYVKNGDHMVIGGFTTNRKPYAIVNEILRQGFTDFVGESGPAGGDWDTLIGAGRVKAYINCYTANSGVTNVSRRFRAWFEQGKLNMEDYSQDVIMLMLHAASLGLPYLPVRLMMGTDLVNKWGISKEVRKTIDKLPNDKFIYVDNPFKEGEKVVAVPVPTIDLAIIHVQQASPDGTCVILGDEFHDVDIAVAGKRCIVTCEEVISNEQIRLNPALTSIPGFCVDAVIHAPYGAHPSQCYDYYDYDNKFLKMYDVVSKTQEDFDAFLQEWIYDVPTHEAYLNKLGAMRLIDLKNVPGLGYAKAAKEVK, from the coding sequence ATGTCTTTAAAAGAGGCAGTAGCAAAATATGTCAAAAATGGAGATCACATGGTTATAGGTGGTTTTACTACAAATAGAAAACCATACGCAATAGTTAATGAAATTTTAAGACAAGGATTTACAGATTTTGTAGGTGAATCAGGACCTGCAGGAGGAGACTGGGATACATTAATAGGAGCAGGGAGAGTAAAAGCTTATATTAACTGTTATACTGCAAATTCAGGAGTAACAAATGTTTCAAGACGTTTCAGAGCTTGGTTCGAACAAGGAAAATTAAATATGGAAGATTATTCTCAAGATGTAATCATGTTAATGTTACATGCTGCATCATTAGGATTACCTTATTTACCAGTTCGTTTAATGATGGGAACAGATCTTGTAAACAAATGGGGAATATCTAAAGAAGTTAGAAAAACAATAGACAAATTACCTAATGATAAATTTATTTATGTAGATAATCCTTTTAAAGAAGGAGAAAAAGTAGTAGCTGTTCCAGTTCCTACAATAGATTTAGCTATAATTCATGTACAACAAGCTTCACCAGATGGAACTTGTGTAATTTTAGGAGACGAATTCCATGATGTAGATATAGCTGTAGCAGGGAAACGTTGTATAGTTACTTGTGAAGAAGTAATAAGTAATGAACAAATTCGTTTAAATCCAGCATTAACATCAATACCTGGATTCTGTGTTGACGCAGTTATCCATGCCCCTTATGGAGCACATCCATCTCAATGTTATGATTATTATGATTATGATAATAAATTCTTAAAAATGTATGATGTTGTAAGTAAAACACAAGAAGATTTTGATGCTTTCTTACAAGAGTGGATATATGATGTACCAACTCATGAGGCTTATTTGAATAAATTAGGTGCTATGCGTTTAATTGATTTAAAAAATGTTCCAGGACTTGGATATGCTAAAGCAGCTAAGGAGGTAAAATAG